In one window of Nocardia brasiliensis DNA:
- a CDS encoding TetR/AcrR family transcriptional regulator, with protein sequence MEWCQVRTNHERRQALLDAAIEVLARDGARGLTFRAVDKAAAVPAGTASNYFANRDDLLTQAGGRFYERLQPSAATMADLATGPRTREHIVTMMKEVVGRIEAYRTGYLALLELRLEATRRPELRAVLTERVRADVEFNVRNHLDSGLPGDEKSVLLLYLALNWLIVDRLTLPGVFTEEQSQDLIEAAVDRVIRG encoded by the coding sequence ATGGAGTGGTGTCAAGTGCGGACCAATCACGAGCGCAGGCAGGCGTTGCTCGACGCGGCCATCGAGGTCCTGGCCAGGGACGGCGCGCGCGGGCTCACCTTCAGGGCGGTGGACAAGGCGGCCGCGGTGCCCGCGGGTACCGCGTCGAACTACTTCGCCAATCGCGACGATCTGCTGACCCAGGCGGGCGGACGCTTCTATGAACGGCTGCAACCGAGCGCGGCCACCATGGCCGACCTCGCCACGGGGCCGCGGACCCGCGAGCACATCGTCACGATGATGAAAGAGGTCGTCGGACGCATCGAGGCCTACCGCACCGGCTACCTCGCACTGCTGGAGTTGCGCCTGGAGGCGACCAGGCGGCCGGAGCTGCGGGCCGTGCTGACCGAGCGAGTGCGCGCCGATGTCGAATTCAACGTGCGCAATCACCTCGACTCCGGATTACCCGGCGACGAAAAGTCCGTACTACTGCTCTATCTCGCGTTGAACTGGCTGATCGTGGACCGGCTCACGCTGCCGGGAGTGTTCACCGAAGAACAGAGCCAGGACCTCATCGAGGCGGCGGTTGATCGAGTGATCCGCGGGTGA
- a CDS encoding TetR/AcrR family transcriptional regulator: MTEGRGGRAAQADRRREAILEAAREVIAERGYRGASLAAVAERVGLTQPGLLHYFPSKEELLVAVLEARDRWDTAAFLAGPAANSRLSSLAQLVEYNALRPGVVQTFTALAAESVTGQHPARPYFVERYANARVKVAELLRTEFGERLAGGRTPEQVAPLLLAVMDGLQTQWLLDPQTVDMGHSFRDFITLLEPEADAAVRENGNETITSPTIE, encoded by the coding sequence GTGACTGAGGGACGTGGGGGCAGGGCGGCGCAGGCGGATCGGCGGCGAGAGGCGATTCTCGAGGCGGCACGGGAGGTGATCGCGGAGCGGGGGTATCGGGGGGCTTCGCTGGCGGCGGTGGCCGAGCGGGTGGGGCTGACCCAGCCCGGGTTGCTGCATTATTTTCCGAGCAAGGAAGAACTGCTGGTGGCGGTGCTGGAGGCGCGGGATCGGTGGGATACCGCGGCGTTCCTGGCCGGGCCCGCGGCCAACTCGCGGCTGTCGTCACTCGCGCAGCTGGTGGAGTACAACGCGCTGCGCCCCGGTGTGGTGCAGACGTTCACCGCGCTCGCGGCCGAGAGCGTGACGGGACAGCATCCGGCACGGCCGTACTTCGTCGAGCGGTACGCGAACGCGAGGGTGAAGGTCGCCGAGCTGCTGCGCACGGAATTCGGGGAGCGGCTCGCGGGCGGGCGCACCCCGGAGCAGGTGGCGCCGCTGCTGCTGGCGGTGATGGACGGTTTACAGACGCAATGGCTGCTCGACCCCCAGACTGTTGATATGGGTCATTCCTTCCGGGACTTCATCACCCTGCTCGAGCCCGAGGCCGACGCTGCGGTCCGCGAGAACGGTAACGAAACGATAACGTCACCTACTATTGAGTAG
- a CDS encoding dihydrofolate reductase family protein, whose product MRKLVYYVAVSLDGYIAGPAGEYDFYPQSEEMGRWLNAQYPEFVPTGLRSQVAMAPDQPNVRFDTVLMGRRSYEPGLAMGMTSPYGHMKQYVVSSTLGRIDDPAVELVESDPLALVRRLKAEAGGDIWLCGGGNLAAQLLGELDELIVKSYPVVAGSGISAFAGEFQPTLFAPARRKEFDNGAQVTWFTRA is encoded by the coding sequence ATGCGAAAACTTGTCTACTACGTCGCCGTGTCGCTCGACGGCTACATCGCGGGTCCGGCAGGGGAGTACGACTTCTACCCGCAGAGCGAGGAGATGGGTCGCTGGCTGAACGCGCAGTATCCGGAGTTCGTCCCGACCGGACTTCGGTCGCAGGTCGCGATGGCGCCGGACCAGCCGAACGTCCGCTTCGACACCGTGCTGATGGGCCGCCGCAGTTACGAACCCGGCCTGGCGATGGGGATGACCAGTCCCTACGGGCACATGAAGCAGTACGTCGTGTCGAGCACGCTCGGCCGGATCGATGATCCCGCAGTGGAATTGGTCGAGTCCGACCCGCTCGCCCTGGTGCGCCGGCTCAAAGCGGAAGCGGGCGGCGACATTTGGCTGTGCGGTGGCGGAAACCTGGCCGCACAGCTGCTCGGCGAGCTCGACGAGCTGATCGTCAAGAGTTATCCGGTGGTCGCGGGCAGCGGAATCTCCGCCTTCGCCGGCGAATTCCAGCCGACCCTGTTCGCCCCGGCTCGGCGCAAGGAATTCGACAACGGCGCGCAGGTCACCTGGTTCACCCGCGCCTGA
- a CDS encoding YjbQ family protein — protein sequence MKSTVLAVTTGRTEVVRDITEACASFVRDASGGGDGLLNVFVPHATAGVAVMELGARSDDDLLAALRELLPADDRWRHAHGSRGHGRSHVLPALIAPYATIPVIGGALALGTWQSVALVDLNIDNPDRQVRLSFLSD from the coding sequence ATGAAGAGCACGGTATTAGCGGTGACGACGGGACGAACCGAGGTCGTGCGGGACATCACCGAGGCGTGCGCGTCGTTCGTGCGCGATGCCTCCGGCGGCGGTGACGGGCTGCTCAATGTGTTCGTGCCCCACGCGACGGCCGGGGTCGCGGTGATGGAGCTCGGCGCGCGCAGCGACGACGACCTGCTCGCCGCGCTGCGCGAGCTGCTGCCCGCCGACGATCGCTGGCGGCACGCGCACGGTTCGCGCGGGCACGGCCGCTCCCACGTGCTGCCCGCCCTCATCGCGCCCTACGCCACGATCCCGGTGATCGGCGGCGCGCTGGCCCTGGGCACCTGGCAGTCCGTCGCGCTGGTCGACCTCAACATCGACAACCCCGACCGCCAGGTGCGCCTGTCCTTCCTCAGCGACTAG
- a CDS encoding DUF1918 domain-containing protein, producing MANVGDRLLVHGHVVGQADRQGKIIEVRGPNGSPPYLVRYSDGHESLVFPGPDAIVEPAD from the coding sequence ATGGCGAATGTCGGGGATCGATTGCTCGTGCACGGGCACGTGGTGGGACAGGCGGATCGCCAGGGAAAGATCATCGAGGTGCGCGGCCCGAACGGGTCGCCGCCCTATCTCGTCCGATACTCCGACGGACACGAATCCCTGGTGTTTCCGGGACCGGACGCGATAGTCGAACCCGCGGACTGA
- a CDS encoding PaaI family thioesterase translates to MAGTVGVSGSGAAGQGAVHGEHCFGCGPQNLAGVAMAVELVENGVIGSCTFDERHQGAPGLAHGGIVAAVLDEASGSVPTRNGIPAVTAKLAVNYRKPAPLHRPMRVSATLDRREGDRKLHITARLELDGELIAESDAMFIIVPAEHFRTHGAKEGELPFLGV, encoded by the coding sequence ATGGCTGGAACCGTTGGGGTGTCGGGGAGCGGGGCGGCGGGGCAGGGGGCCGTGCACGGGGAGCATTGCTTCGGGTGTGGGCCGCAGAATCTCGCGGGCGTCGCGATGGCGGTGGAGCTGGTCGAGAACGGGGTCATCGGCAGTTGCACGTTCGATGAGCGGCACCAGGGCGCGCCCGGGCTGGCGCACGGCGGGATCGTCGCCGCCGTCCTGGACGAGGCGTCCGGCAGCGTGCCCACCCGCAACGGCATCCCGGCGGTCACCGCCAAACTCGCGGTGAACTACCGCAAGCCCGCACCGCTGCATCGCCCGATGCGCGTCAGCGCCACCCTGGATAGGCGCGAAGGCGACCGCAAACTGCACATCACCGCCCGTCTCGAACTAGACGGCGAACTCATCGCCGAATCCGACGCCATGTTCATCATCGTCCCCGCCGAGCACTTCCGCACCCACGGCGCCAAGGAGGGCGAACTCCCCTTCCTCGGCGTATAA
- a CDS encoding aspartate-semialdehyde dehydrogenase, translated as MGIRVGVVGATGQVGAVMRKLLEERNFPADEVRFFASSRSAGKTLPWRGGEIVVEDTELADPTGLDIALFSAGATMSRVQAPRFAAAGVTVIDNSSAFRKDPDVPLVVSEVNPEQTRNLAKGIIANPNCTTMAAMPVLKPLHDIAGLRRLIVSSYQAVSGSGLAGVEELATQARAVIDGAEQLTHDGSALDFPAPNKYVAPIAFNVLPLAGSLVDDGSGETDEDQKLRNESRKILGLPDLLVSGTCVRVPVFTGHSLSVNAEFDQPLSVQQAKDILAKAPGVKLVDVPTPLQAAGADDSLVGRIRQDPGVPDGRGLALFISGDNLRKGAALNTIQIAEVLLSNR; from the coding sequence ATGGGTATTCGCGTAGGCGTTGTCGGCGCGACCGGTCAGGTCGGCGCCGTCATGCGGAAACTGCTGGAGGAGCGCAACTTTCCGGCCGACGAGGTGCGATTCTTCGCCTCGTCGCGCTCGGCGGGTAAGACGCTGCCGTGGCGCGGTGGCGAGATCGTCGTCGAGGACACCGAACTCGCCGATCCGACCGGGCTCGACATCGCGCTGTTCTCCGCGGGCGCGACCATGTCGCGCGTCCAGGCGCCGCGCTTCGCGGCCGCGGGCGTCACCGTGATCGACAACTCCTCGGCCTTCCGCAAGGACCCCGATGTGCCGCTGGTGGTCAGCGAGGTCAACCCCGAGCAGACCCGCAACCTGGCCAAGGGCATCATCGCGAACCCGAACTGCACCACCATGGCGGCGATGCCGGTGCTCAAGCCGCTGCACGATATCGCGGGACTGCGCCGGCTCATCGTGTCGAGCTACCAGGCGGTCTCCGGTAGCGGCCTGGCCGGCGTGGAAGAGCTCGCGACACAGGCGCGCGCGGTGATCGACGGCGCCGAGCAGTTGACCCACGACGGCAGCGCCCTCGACTTCCCGGCGCCGAACAAGTACGTCGCGCCGATCGCGTTCAACGTGCTGCCGCTGGCGGGTTCGCTGGTCGACGATGGCTCCGGCGAGACCGACGAGGATCAGAAGCTGCGCAACGAGAGCCGCAAGATCCTCGGGCTCCCCGACCTTCTGGTGAGCGGCACCTGCGTGCGCGTCCCGGTGTTCACCGGGCACTCGCTGTCGGTGAACGCCGAGTTCGACCAGCCGCTCTCGGTGCAGCAGGCCAAGGACATCCTGGCCAAGGCGCCGGGGGTCAAGCTGGTCGACGTGCCGACGCCGTTGCAGGCGGCGGGCGCCGACGACTCCCTCGTCGGCCGGATCAGGCAGGATCCGGGTGTGCCCGACGGCCGCGGCCTCGCCCTGTTCATCTCGGGTGACAACCTGCGTAAGGGCGCTGCGCTCAACACCATTCAGATCGCCGAAGTGCTGCTCAGCAACCGCTGA
- a CDS encoding SRPBCC family protein — translation MRTRTDIRFVVDADSAQVLDALAAVEMLPEWSPGYTDARVASRDEARRPLRVFVKTEILGSSDMQVLEYDWAEDRVSWQVTDSTRNARGGGFFEISEGADGTRVWYHAEIYLPIPVPGLLLKRTVRKLNETAVQNFIEFAERFPEAENYQAV, via the coding sequence ATGCGCACCAGAACCGATATCCGATTCGTCGTCGACGCAGATTCCGCACAGGTACTCGATGCCCTGGCCGCCGTGGAAATGCTCCCGGAATGGTCGCCGGGATATACCGATGCCCGCGTCGCGTCGCGCGACGAGGCACGGCGGCCGCTGCGAGTATTCGTGAAGACCGAAATCCTGGGCAGCTCCGATATGCAAGTGCTCGAATACGATTGGGCCGAAGACCGGGTGTCCTGGCAGGTCACCGACAGCACCAGGAACGCGCGGGGCGGCGGCTTCTTCGAGATCTCCGAGGGCGCGGACGGCACCAGAGTCTGGTATCACGCGGAGATCTACTTACCCATCCCGGTTCCCGGGCTCCTACTGAAGCGCACCGTGCGAAAGCTCAACGAGACCGCGGTGCAGAATTTCATCGAGTTTGCCGAGCGTTTTCCGGAAGCGGAAAACTATCAAGCCGTATAG
- a CDS encoding glycoside hydrolase family 3 protein, which yields MAQLDPAREEVVAAALGKLDLDAKARLLMGQDMWSLPALPEIGLRSLVMSDGPIGVRGVHWTADDPSIALPSPTALAASWDPELARRAGRLLAQEARRKNVHVLLAPTVNLHRSPLGGRHFECYSEDPYLTGQIGTGYVRGVQDGGIGTTVKHFVANDAETDRFTVNNVVPARALRELYLAPFEAIVRDAGPWGIMAAYNQVNGTTMTEHSALLTGILRGEWGFDGFVVSDWMAARSTVAAITAGLDVAMPGPRGVYGEALAAAVRAGTVEAAAVDAAVRNVLRLAARAGLLDGADPAVALLPDDIDGVALAHEIAARGFVLVRNEPVGAHPALPLAQDGTKVALLGLAARDARILGGGSATVFPASVVSPLDGLTAALPPGALTYAIGAAPSDELSAADRGFDLHARIFDADGALLGESSLPNGMVNWLGELPDGVAYADLHTVEVRGTFTPEVTGAHAFGTKGIGEFRLTVGNAVVFDGTETLTGSDPFEAFFGTPVTRGTVELTAGTPVEVTMTHTPVKFADMPIQAVLFTLGHAEPRRDPDELIAEAVEAARAADVAVVVVATTEQVESEGFDRTNLRLPGRQDELVSRVAAVNPHTVVVVNAGSPVEMPWREQVSAVLLSWFPGQQGGAALADVLLGSTEPGGRLPTTWPVALDDCPVAEVTPTDGELVYREDVFIGYRAWERAGRPPAYPFGHGFGYTTWEYESIERDARTVTVRLRNAGSRRGGEVVQVYLAPVADSAVRPARWLAGFARVEADPGETVEARITLPERAFQIWDEDANAWRSIHGAYKVEAGRSFADRRLRTQIEV from the coding sequence ATGGCCCAGCTCGATCCGGCACGCGAGGAGGTCGTGGCGGCGGCCCTCGGCAAACTCGATCTGGACGCGAAGGCACGACTGCTGATGGGGCAGGACATGTGGTCGTTGCCCGCCCTGCCGGAGATCGGGCTGCGTTCGCTGGTGATGTCGGACGGACCGATCGGGGTGCGCGGGGTGCATTGGACGGCCGACGACCCCTCGATCGCGCTGCCGTCACCGACCGCCCTCGCCGCGAGCTGGGATCCGGAGCTGGCGCGGCGCGCGGGCAGGCTGCTGGCGCAGGAAGCGCGGCGCAAGAACGTGCACGTACTGCTCGCGCCGACCGTGAACCTGCACCGATCCCCGCTCGGCGGCAGGCATTTCGAGTGCTACTCGGAGGACCCGTACCTCACCGGACAGATCGGAACCGGCTATGTCCGGGGCGTGCAGGACGGCGGAATCGGCACCACCGTCAAACATTTCGTCGCCAACGACGCGGAGACCGACCGCTTCACGGTGAACAATGTGGTGCCCGCGCGCGCATTGCGGGAACTGTATCTTGCGCCGTTCGAGGCGATCGTCCGCGACGCAGGCCCGTGGGGCATCATGGCCGCCTATAACCAGGTCAACGGCACCACGATGACCGAGCACAGCGCGCTGCTCACCGGAATACTGCGCGGCGAATGGGGTTTCGACGGCTTCGTGGTCTCGGACTGGATGGCCGCGCGCTCGACGGTCGCCGCGATCACCGCCGGACTCGATGTGGCGATGCCGGGTCCGCGCGGCGTCTACGGCGAGGCGCTCGCCGCGGCGGTGCGCGCGGGCACGGTCGAGGCAGCGGCGGTCGATGCCGCGGTGCGCAACGTGCTGCGGCTGGCGGCGCGCGCGGGCCTGCTCGACGGCGCCGACCCCGCCGTCGCCCTGCTGCCGGACGATATCGACGGTGTCGCGCTGGCGCACGAGATCGCCGCTCGCGGTTTCGTCTTGGTGCGCAACGAGCCGGTGGGCGCGCACCCCGCACTGCCGCTCGCGCAGGATGGCACGAAGGTGGCGCTGCTCGGCCTGGCCGCCCGCGACGCTCGCATCCTCGGCGGCGGATCGGCGACCGTGTTCCCCGCGTCGGTGGTCTCCCCGCTCGACGGGCTCACCGCCGCACTGCCGCCCGGCGCGCTGACCTACGCGATCGGCGCCGCCCCGAGCGACGAACTGTCCGCGGCCGACCGCGGATTCGACCTGCACGCCCGCATTTTCGACGCCGATGGCGCACTGCTCGGCGAGAGCTCACTGCCCAACGGCATGGTGAACTGGCTGGGCGAGCTCCCCGACGGCGTCGCCTACGCCGACCTGCACACGGTCGAGGTGCGCGGCACGTTCACGCCCGAGGTGACCGGCGCACACGCGTTCGGCACCAAGGGGATCGGCGAGTTCCGGTTGACGGTCGGCAATGCCGTGGTGTTCGACGGCACCGAAACACTCACCGGCTCAGATCCTTTCGAGGCCTTCTTCGGCACCCCCGTCACCAGGGGCACCGTCGAGCTCACCGCGGGCACGCCGGTCGAGGTGACGATGACGCACACTCCCGTGAAGTTCGCCGACATGCCCATCCAGGCCGTTCTTTTCACCCTCGGGCACGCCGAGCCCAGGCGCGACCCGGACGAGTTGATCGCCGAGGCCGTCGAGGCGGCGCGCGCCGCGGATGTCGCGGTGGTCGTGGTCGCCACCACCGAGCAGGTGGAATCGGAGGGCTTCGATCGCACGAACCTGCGCCTGCCCGGCCGCCAGGACGAGCTGGTCAGCCGCGTCGCGGCGGTGAACCCGCACACCGTGGTGGTCGTCAACGCCGGCTCGCCGGTGGAAATGCCTTGGCGGGAACAGGTTTCGGCGGTGTTGCTGAGCTGGTTCCCCGGCCAGCAGGGCGGGGCCGCGCTGGCCGATGTGCTGCTCGGCAGCACCGAGCCGGGCGGACGGCTGCCCACCACCTGGCCGGTCGCACTGGACGATTGCCCGGTCGCCGAGGTCACCCCGACCGACGGCGAACTGGTCTATCGGGAGGACGTATTCATCGGCTACCGCGCCTGGGAGCGGGCGGGACGCCCGCCGGCCTACCCGTTCGGGCACGGATTCGGTTACACCACATGGGAATACGAGTCGATCGAGCGGGACGCGAGGACGGTGACCGTGCGGCTGCGCAACGCCGGTTCCCGGCGTGGCGGCGAGGTCGTGCAGGTTTATCTGGCGCCAGTGGCAGATTCGGCGGTGCGCCCGGCCCGTTGGCTGGCCGGGTTCGCGCGCGTGGAGGCCGACCCCGGCGAAACCGTGGAAGCGCGGATCACCCTGCCGGAGCGAGCTTTCCAGATCTGGGATGAGGACGCGAACGCATGGCGGTCGATCCACGGAGCCTACAAGGTCGAGGCGGGCCGCTCGTTCGCCGATCGTCGGCTGCGGACACAGATCGAGGTGTAG
- a CDS encoding dihydrofolate reductase family protein, translating to MRKLVYFVGMSLDGYIAGPDGDIGFYPLPADFTAWIGQDYPETLPTHARPHFGVAVDAPNQRFDTLVMGRGTYAPALSVGITSPYGHMKQYVVSSTLGRIDDPAVELVESDPLALVRRLKAEAGGDIWLCGGGNLAAQLLGELDELVIKSYPVVAGAGVRAFDGAFQPTLFTPTARREFGNGNQVTWLTRA from the coding sequence ATGCGAAAACTCGTCTACTTCGTCGGCATGTCGCTCGACGGCTACATCGCCGGACCCGACGGTGACATCGGCTTCTACCCGCTGCCGGCGGACTTCACCGCGTGGATCGGGCAGGACTACCCCGAGACGCTGCCCACGCACGCGCGGCCACACTTCGGTGTCGCGGTGGACGCGCCGAACCAGCGGTTCGACACACTGGTGATGGGGCGCGGCACCTATGCACCGGCGCTGTCGGTGGGGATCACCAGCCCGTACGGGCACATGAAGCAGTACGTCGTGTCGAGCACGCTCGGCCGGATCGATGATCCCGCAGTGGAATTGGTCGAGTCCGACCCGCTCGCCCTGGTGCGCCGGCTCAAAGCGGAAGCGGGCGGCGACATTTGGCTGTGCGGTGGCGGAAACCTGGCCGCACAGCTGCTCGGCGAGCTCGATGAGCTGGTGATCAAGAGCTATCCCGTCGTCGCGGGCGCGGGCGTGCGCGCCTTCGACGGCGCGTTCCAGCCGACGCTGTTCACCCCGACCGCCCGCCGCGAGTTCGGCAACGGCAACCAGGTCACCTGGCTCACCCGCGCCTGA
- a CDS encoding aspartate kinase, translating to MALVVQKYGGSSVATAERIRRVAERIVETKKQGHDVVVVCSAMGDTTDELLDLAQQVAPAPPAREMDMLLTSGERISNALVAMAIHSLGAEARSFTGSQAGVITTGAHGNAKIIDVTPGRLRQALDDGQIVLVAGFQGVSQDSKDVTTLGRGGSDTTAVALAAALEADVCEIYTDVDGVFTADPRIVPDAQRLEQVSYEEMLELAACGAKVLMLRCVEYARRYNVPVHVRSSYTDKPGTYVYGSMEDIPLEQAILTGVAHDRSEAKVTVVGLPDVPGYAAKVFRAVADAEINIDMVLQNISKIDTGKTDITFTLPKTDGARAVEMLTKQQEEIGFSQVLYDDHIGKVSLVGAGMKSHPGVTAKFCEALADAGVNIDLISTSEIRISVLVKDTELDEAVKVLHRAFELGGDEVAVVHAGTGR from the coding sequence GTGGCTCTCGTTGTTCAGAAGTACGGAGGATCCTCGGTGGCAACCGCCGAGCGTATCCGGCGCGTCGCTGAACGGATCGTCGAGACGAAGAAGCAGGGCCACGACGTGGTGGTCGTCTGCTCCGCCATGGGTGACACCACCGACGAGCTGCTCGACCTCGCCCAGCAGGTCGCGCCCGCGCCGCCCGCGCGGGAAATGGACATGCTGCTCACCTCGGGTGAGCGCATCTCCAACGCGCTGGTCGCCATGGCCATCCATTCGCTCGGCGCGGAGGCCCGCTCGTTCACCGGCTCGCAGGCCGGCGTGATCACCACCGGCGCGCACGGCAACGCCAAGATCATCGACGTGACCCCGGGCCGCCTGCGCCAGGCGCTCGACGACGGGCAGATCGTGCTCGTCGCCGGCTTCCAGGGCGTCAGCCAGGACAGCAAGGACGTCACCACGCTGGGTCGCGGCGGCTCCGACACCACCGCGGTCGCGCTGGCCGCGGCGCTGGAAGCCGACGTGTGCGAGATCTACACCGACGTGGACGGCGTCTTCACCGCCGACCCGCGGATCGTGCCGGACGCGCAGCGCCTCGAGCAGGTCTCCTACGAGGAGATGCTGGAACTCGCGGCCTGCGGCGCGAAGGTGCTGATGCTGCGCTGCGTCGAATACGCGCGTCGCTACAACGTGCCCGTGCATGTGCGTTCGTCCTATACCGACAAGCCGGGCACCTACGTTTACGGATCGATGGAGGACATCCCCTTGGAGCAAGCAATCCTCACGGGCGTCGCGCACGATCGCAGCGAGGCCAAGGTGACCGTGGTCGGTCTGCCGGACGTGCCGGGCTACGCCGCCAAGGTGTTCCGCGCGGTCGCCGACGCCGAGATCAACATCGACATGGTGCTGCAGAACATCTCCAAGATCGATACCGGCAAGACCGACATCACCTTCACCCTGCCCAAGACCGACGGCGCGCGCGCCGTCGAGATGCTCACCAAGCAGCAGGAGGAGATCGGCTTCTCCCAGGTGCTCTACGACGACCACATCGGCAAGGTGTCGCTGGTCGGCGCGGGCATGAAGAGCCACCCCGGCGTCACCGCGAAGTTCTGCGAGGCGCTGGCCGACGCGGGCGTCAACATCGATCTCATCTCCACCTCCGAGATCCGGATCTCGGTGCTGGTCAAGGACACCGAGCTGGACGAGGCCGTCAAGGTGCTGCACCGTGCCTTCGAGCTGGGCGGCGACGAGGTCGCCGTGGTGCACGCGGGAACAGGACGATAA
- the bla gene encoding class A beta-lactamase, which produces MIRFTRDTRLVLATAALVLPLLAGCGTDSPAASTESSPVSTQAVAPAAELSALEQQYGAQVGLFAVDTGSGKTVTNRADQRFPFLSTFKGLAAAALLKAHPLDTGYFDRVIHYTEANLVDYSPVTGAKVAEGMTIAQIADAAITQSDNTAGNLLLRELGGPQGLTDFLRTIGDQVGRLDRWEPDLNTAYPDDERDTTTPAALAAAYRALVVGDALGAPERDQLTKWLKANTTGDKRIRAGLPAGWSTGDKTGTGSYGMANDVAVTWPEGNQSPIVIAIQTRKPTETADPSNDLVAATTKLALTHLR; this is translated from the coding sequence ATGATTCGGTTCACACGTGATACCCGGTTGGTGCTGGCCACCGCCGCGCTGGTCCTACCGCTGCTCGCCGGTTGCGGCACCGACTCCCCGGCGGCATCCACCGAATCATCACCGGTCAGCACCCAGGCCGTGGCGCCCGCCGCCGAACTGAGCGCGCTGGAACAGCAGTACGGTGCCCAGGTCGGGCTGTTCGCCGTCGACACCGGCAGCGGCAAGACGGTGACCAACCGGGCCGATCAGCGCTTCCCGTTCCTGTCCACCTTCAAAGGGTTGGCCGCCGCGGCGCTGTTGAAAGCCCATCCACTGGACACCGGATACTTCGATCGCGTCATCCACTACACCGAAGCCAACCTCGTCGACTACTCGCCGGTGACCGGCGCCAAAGTGGCCGAGGGCATGACCATCGCGCAGATCGCCGACGCCGCGATCACCCAGAGCGACAACACCGCGGGCAACCTGCTGCTGCGCGAACTCGGTGGGCCACAAGGGCTTACCGACTTCCTGCGCACCATCGGCGATCAGGTCGGTCGCCTCGACCGCTGGGAACCCGACCTCAATACCGCCTACCCCGACGACGAACGTGACACCACCACACCGGCCGCGCTCGCCGCCGCCTACCGCGCCCTCGTCGTCGGCGACGCGCTCGGCGCCCCCGAGCGCGACCAACTCACCAAGTGGCTGAAGGCGAACACCACCGGCGACAAGCGAATTCGCGCCGGCCTGCCCGCCGGATGGAGCACCGGCGACAAAACCGGCACCGGCTCCTACGGCATGGCCAACGATGTCGCCGTCACCTGGCCCGAGGGCAACCAGTCCCCCATCGTCATCGCCATCCAAACCCGCAAACCCACCGAAACCGCCGACCCCAGCAACGACCTGGTAGCCGCCACCACCAAACTCGCCCTAACCCATCTCCGCTGA